Sequence from the Spirochaetota bacterium genome:
CTGAAAAAAAGCCGCGCGGGTATCACGCGCGCGTCGTTGAACACGAGCACGTCCCCGGGGCGCAGATACGACCCCAGTTCGTGGAAACCCGCGTGCTCGAACGCCGGTGGCTCCCGTCGGAGGACGAAAAGGCGCGACTGCTCGCGGGCTTCGGCGGGATGCTGCGCGACAAGCTCGTCGGGAAGGTCGAATTGAAAATCGCTCAGGGTATACATGGATTTTTCCGGCATGTGCTGCTCGAATGGACAGGTGATGCGGGACAGATAAGACTATGCGTCGGGTTCGGTCAAGGAAATATTCGCGCCGGCCCCGGTTTCGCGCCTGGGGCGCGTTCCCTGCGCCGCGCTGCCGCCGATATTTATTATCTGGATACCGCGGTAGTAGTACTTTAATATTTCCCTGTACCCGGCCCCTTTTTCCGCCATTCCCAGGGCGCCCCACTGGCACATGCCCACGCCGTGTCCCCAGCCGTGCCCGTGCAGCGCAAGGCCGTCCCGCGTCTTCACCGCGTCGAACCAGGTGCTCTTGATCTTTTTACCCGGGAAGAGCAGCCTGAACTCGTTGCCCGTGACGACCAGGCGCCCGTTCTTGTGGCTCACCGTCACCGATACGACCCGACCCGCGGACTTCCGGAAGCTCAATCCCGTTATCGTCCCGATACCCTTGTACTTTTTTTCCAGGTAATGGCGCATCTCGTACAGCGTGAGGGACTCGTCCCACGAGAAGTGCGGCGAATTTTTACAGAACTCGCATTTCACGCCGGCGATATACGCCTTGTCCCCGCCTTCCCACACGAGCTTGTCGTCCGCCGTGGCGCCGCCGCAGGTCGAGTGAAAAAAAGCGAGTATGGGCTTGTTGTCGAACGCCGCGATTTCCCCGGATGTCGCCGTGACCGCATGGGTCGTGCGCTCGTTCTCGGCCGAATATCCGCCGTAAACCTGGAAGTGTACAGTCGCGTCCATGTCGAAAATGGCGTCCTTCTTTTCAAGCATGTGGAAATACGCATAGGTCCGCGCGGCTACCGCCTGCGCCTTTATGGCCTCGTCGCTCCAGGCGGGGGACACCTCTTTGGGAACGACGCCGCTCAGGTATTCGTCCATGGTCACGACGTTGACCGCGTAGATGCGTCCCAGCACGTTGTGAAGCTCGATCATGCCGCGGTAACAGGTTCCATTCAGGCACACCGGCGAGCCCCAGGATTCCACGACGACGGGGGTGATCACCTTTTCCGGGTAGAAATACACCTGCGTTCCCTGCCCGTCATAACTGACCTTGCGGGTCTTCAGGTCGCTGATGCGCATCCTGGCCTGCGCCGATACAAGCACCCTCTCGGTGGAATTCGCGACGAGCACGCGCACGTAATTCTTGTCGGCGCCCACGGCCATACTCTGCTTCAGCAGAAATGCGCGCGAAGGCGTGCACGCCGACAGCATGAACAGCGCCGCCGCGCACAGCGCCCCGGCCTTGCCGAAACGGGAGATGGTTCTTCGCGCGGAGGGTGGCATCGGCGACATCATCCCTTGGGGTGGTACTTCTTGTGTATTTTCTGCAGCTCTTTGCGCGCGAGGTGCGTGTACACCTGCGTGGTGGAAATATCGGTATGCCCCAGCAGCTCCTGGACCGAGCGCAGGTCGGCGCCGTTTTCGACCAGATGCGTCGCGAACGAATGGCGCAGGGTGTGCGGGGTGATGTTCTTCCTTATCTCGAGCTTTTCGACGTAGCCCTTCAGCAGCCTCCATACCGATTTTCGGTTCAGCATGGAGCCCTTCTTGCTGATGAACACGTAATCGCTCAGACGCTCCCCGAGTATATCGGACCGCGAATCCTTTATATATTTTTTCAGGAGCCGCATCGCCTCGTCGCCAAAGGGCACCATGCGCTCCTTGTCGCCCTTACCTTTCACGCGTATGAACCTGTTTTCGAAATCCATGTCCGACAGCGCCAGCTCCACCGCCTCGGAGATGCGCAGCCCGCACGAATACAGGAGCTCGAAGATGGCCTTGTCCCTGAGCCCGTAGGGGTCCCCCTCGGAGATCGAGACGAACAGCGTTTCGATTTCCTTTTCGGTCAGGAAATCGGGAAGCGACTTTTCCACCTGCGGTGTGCCGATCTTGCTCGCGGGATTCTCCATGCTCCCCATCGTATCGGACACGAAATTGTAAAACTGGCGTATTGCGGCCAGGGAGCGCGCGAGCGTGCGCGAAGAATTGTGCTTCTTTGTTTTCTCGAATTTCAGGAATTTCTGGACGTCCTCGTGGGTCGCGGCAAGTATGTCCTTATTGGTCTTCGAAAGAAATTCGCTGAATTTTTTCAAGTCATACGTGTAGGAATAGATCGAGTTCGCCGAAAGGCCTTTTTCGGTCTGCAGGAAGCGTTTGAATTTTTTGAGTGCCTGGATATCCTTCAAGATAGCCCCTCCACTGGGATAAATAAGCCATCGCTATTGACGCGCGCCGCTGGGAATTCCCCGGTATTCAACGTCCGGGGGGTCGCGCTCATGGTTCGGCGAACGATTCGAAAACCCGTGACGACCCGGCCTGAACCAGTTTAAATATCGGCCGTTTCCGAATTATGTCTTAATAGCGTAATGGAAATATTTTTCATACGGTGCAAGAGTGGAAAAAGGGGGGTTGATACAAATTAATATATTAAATCATAAAATTTGTTGACTATTCGTAGCGCAACGCATCTATGGGCTTGAGCTTCGAGGCCTTGCTGGCCGGGTAGTACCCGAAAAAGATGCCCACCGCGCAGGAGAAAAGGAACGCCACCAGCACCGAGAACGTGGAGAACAGGAACTCCCAGCCCACGCCAAGGGCGATCGCGTAGTATACGCCCAACCCGATGAGAATGCCCACGATTCCCCCGCCCGAGCTCAGGGTCACCGCCTCGATCAGGAATTGAACCAGGATGTCGCGCTTCTTGGCCCCGATCGCCATCCGTATCCCTATCTCCCTGGTGCGCTCGCTCACCGACACCAGCATGATATTCATGATGCCGATGCCGCCCACCACGAGGGAAATCGAGGCTATCCCCGCGAGGAGCATGGCAAGCGTCTGGGAGATGTACTCCGCCATCTGGAGCTGCTCCTTGCTCGTCGTGATGGTGAAGTCGTCGGGCACCCCCGCCGCGAGTCCCCTGTCCGTGCGGATAAAGCTGCGCACCTCGTTTTCCGTTTTTTCCACCATGCGCTCATTGAAGCTGGCGATGAATATCTCGTTGAAATCGTTCCTTCCCACGATTTTTACGGACGCGGTAGTATACGGCATTACCAGTACGTTATCCTGGTCCCTTCCGGAGAATGCCTGGCCTTGTTCCGCCAGGCAGCCGATCACCTGAAACGGAATATTATTGACCTGGATGACCTTGCCTATCGGGTTGACAGCCCCGAAAAGCTCCACACGGACCGTGTTGCCTATGACCACCACCTTTTCACGAGAGAGTATCTCGATGTCGGTAAAATATCTGCCGAGCAGGAGCGGCCATTCCTTAATCCTGAAAAAGTCGTTATTCACGCCCCGGATGCGGCTTTGCAGAAGCACGCCCTGGTACTTGGTGTTCACGATCGCGCGCCCGACCATGGGAGAGATGTATTTGATGGAAGAAACGGCGCGCTTGATATCATCTATATCCTTTACGGTGAAACTCTTCTTCTTGCTTTCGAGCCCCATCGCGTTGGAGCCGTACGTGAATATCTTTTCCCGGACGGCCACGCGGGCGCTGTTCCCGATGCCCACCATCATTATCACCGAAGCGACGCCGATAATGACGCCAAGGCTCGTGAGCGCCGAACGCATCTTGTTCCGGCTCAGGGAGCGGACGGCCGTATGCATAAGGTTCTGGAAATTCATGAACGCCTCTTTCCCGTTTTGGCGGCGACCCTGGTCTTCGGTATCGGCGCATCGTCGATTATGTGGCCGTCCCTGAATACGATCTTGCGATCGGTAAAGGCCGCGACATCCGGCTCGTGGGTCACCAGGATAATCGTGATTCCCGTTTCACGGTTAAGCCGCGTGAATATGCCCATCACCTCGTCCGAATTCCTCGTATCCAGGTTGCCGGTGGGCTCGTCGGCGAGTATGATGGCGGGGTCGTTAATCAACGAGCGCGCGATCGCGACGCGCTGCTGCTCGCCGCCGGACAGCCGATTGGGATGATGGTGTTCCCTGCCCTGGAGACCCACCAGGCCGAGCAATTCATTCGCCTTGCGCTTCATCTCGCGGGGCTGCATGTCGTGGCGGTACATCATGGGAAGCTCCACGTTTTCCAGCGCCGATGTTCGGGAGAGCAGGTTGAATCCCTGGAAGACGAACCCTATCTTGAGATTGCGGATCTCCGCCTTCTGATCGTCGTCAAGCGCCATGCCATTGACGCCGTCAAGGATGTACGTGCCGGAGGTGTGCGTGTCGAGGAAGCCGATTATATTCATGAGCGTCGATTTTCCGGAACCGGAGGCGCCCATGATCGCGACGAATTCACCGCGCTCGACCGTAAGCGAAATTCCCCGCAGTGCCTTGACGCTCACCTCCTCGCTCAGCTGGTAGGTCTTTACCAGGTCGCGGATTTCTATGACCTTGTCGCGCATGCCGTCCCTTATATCTTGTCCTTGACCTTGAGCTTTTTGTCCATCCTGATCAGGACCTCGTCGCCTTCCTTAAGCTGGCCGGATTCGATCTCTGTAAAGCTGTCTCCCACAAGCCCCGGCTTGACCTCGACGCGCTTTATCGGTGAAGCTTCCATGGCCGCGCCCTGCTTTTTCCAGAGATACTTTTTACCGGGTTCGCCTTCCGAGCCGGCAGGATTCACTACGAAGGCCTGGTTGGCGACCCTGTACACGTTTTTTTTCTGCGCGACGATGACCACCGCCGTCGCCGTCATTCCCGGTTTGAGTTTGAGATCGTTATTATCGCAGTTCACCACTGCCTGGTAGACAACCAAGCCTCCCACCGTTATGGGACTGAATCGAACCTGGTCGATTTTTCCCTCGAAGGTGTCGTTGGGATATGCGCTTACGGTAAACGTAACCTTCTGGCCTTTCTGTATCTTCCCGATGTCGGATTCATCCACATTGATAGTGAGACTCATCTTCCGCAAGTCCGCGGCGACCACGAAGAGTTTCTTACTCACCGTCACCACGTCCATCGGCCGTATATCGACCGAGATCACGGTTCCCTCCGTGGGAGAGAGGATGGTAGTGTTCCCCTTGTTGCTCATCACGATATCATATTCAATCTGAAACTGCTGGAGGGCGGCCTGGATCTTCTTGAAATTGAGCTCGGCCTGCTCCAGGTCCTTCTGCGAGATGAGGTTTTCGCCAAAAAGCCTTTTCCTGGTGGCCAGGTCCATCTGCGCGCCCTCAAGGTCAAGGCGCGCCCTCTCCAATTGCGCCGCGACCCTCATCCCCTGCTGGTCGAGCTCCGATGAGTCGATGGTCGCGAGCAGCTGGTATTTCCCCACTCTCTGGTTATAATCGGTGAGCACCTGGCTCACCACCCCATTGATTTTAGAAAGCACCATTATGGAATTCACCACGTCAAGGGTCCCCGTAACCGAGATGGACTTGAGCACCTCGCCCTTCGAGACGGTATCATACTGGTAGACCATGTCACCGGTCCCGCTACAAGATCGGGTCAGGATGAATACCAGCACGCAGATGCCGAGCACGATTATTCCAAGCATGACGCGCCGGCGGGCAAGATTTTTCAGCGAATCGATTATTTGCATAATTGCTCCTCTTTCACGCCCACGGAATTGGCCAGCCTCGCCAATGCGATGAGATAGTCATAGCGGGCCTTATAGGAATACAGGTCCGCATTGATAAGGGAGGACTCGGCATCCTGCAGGTCCAGCTGCGAGCCCAGACCGTTTTCATAACTCTTCGTGGCGAGCTTAACATGGTTTTCGGCGTTTACCTTCATGAGCTTCGCAAGTTCCACCTGTCTCTTCAGCTCCGCCATGGATTGTATGAAATTTTGTATCAGCGCCCTGTTCGTTACCGTTACCTGACGCTCGGCATAAAAGGTCTTGCGGTAGTCCGCCTTGGCCGAATCGATCCGTCCGCTTATCAGGCCCCCGGAGTATAGGGGCATCCTGGCCTGGAGCGCAACGTGAAAAGTAGGCTTCCATTTATCCGGCCCCAGGTTGTCCTGGATGCCCCCTTGTCCCTGCAAGTTCCGGTTTTCCATGCCGAACGCGGTAACCACGTCTACGGACGGATTTCTGTTCGCCTTCTCAGCGTCGATATTTATTTTCTGGATCGTGCGGTTGAGCCGCGCAATCCGTATTTCCGGATACTCGTCTTCGGCGATATCGTACAACTGGTCCAGCGTGAATCGTAATTCAGGGAGCGAATCCACCGGGATGGGGACTACCGTGAAATCCTCCCCGGGGACGCCTATTGCGGTCAAGAGCTCCGTGCGCGCAAAGCTTTCAAGGTTGATCGCACGCTCGTAATCGAGGTTGGCGTTCGCCAGGTCCACCTCCGCTTTCGTGACGTCGAGTATGGGACGCTGGCCGTTTCGAAAGAGCATCCGGGTCTTATCGAGCTTCGTGCCGTACTTCCCCCGCAGATCATCCTTGAGGGCCACGGACTGGCGCGCGAAAAGGAAGTCGTAATAGGCAACCTTCACGTTCAGCAGTACCTTTGATTTTATACGCAACTGGTTTATCTGCGCCAGCGAAATGCCCAGGCGGGCCATCATCTGTTTTTCGCCCTTCGTGGCGTCATAAATATTGTACGCGGCCGTTGCGCCCGCGAATAACCCTATGCTGGTATCCTTGCCCGGAACATTGAAATTGCCGGTGGACTTGCCGGTTTTCAGGATTTCCACGGTTTTCACTTCACCGTTCACGATAACGCTGTTCGGCGCCTTTGACACGCCATAGCTCGCTTCCGCCTTTTTCGATTCCTCCAGGGAAATCCGGATCTCGGGATGGTTTTCCATGGCCATTGCGATGCATTCTTCGAGCGAAACCTGGCGCTCCTGGGCATTCGCGGTAAGGCCGGTCATGACGCAAAAAAGAAGCGCGCAGATACAATTACGTATGTTCATCGAATTACCTGTTTATCAAGGCTCTTGCTGCAGGTACAAGAATATCATGAGATCATTCACACGACAGGCCTGTCAATCATATAAGGTGGCCCCGCATTAATATTTGATCTCCCCCTCCGGGCGCGTTTCGGCCTTTGCGCCGATACGGGAACTGCCCCGGACATCTTCCGAACGAAATGGCTGAGTAGCACATGCCCCGCCGTATCCGGAGAGTCGGGTCGTGCCGGGTCTTTTTCGAACGCCATCTAAAAAAAACATTGACACTGCCCTGCGTTCGCTTATGAAGGTTTAATTCAAGGCTGCTGGCGTAGCTCAATCGGTAGAGCAGCTGATTTGTAATCAGCTTGTTGGGGGTTCAATTCCTCTCGCCAGCTATCGCGAGGTGAGGTTCCCGAGCGGCCAAAGGGATCAGACTGTAAATCTGACGGCGATGCCTTCGATGGTTCGAATCCATCCCTCACCAAAAAAGCTACCTGTTCAGGTAGCTTTTCGTTTTTATCCTGGATAAACCGTCAGCCCGCTATCTGGTTCAGTTCCCCCAGCATCTTGCTGATCTCCCCGTCCTGAAGCCCGTGAGCACGCGCCCCCTGCTCGATGGTTTCGTATATCCCGATATGGCACCCGATGCAATGCAACCCATAGCCGGCGAGAACCCCCCCAGCCTGTGGAAACGCCTTTATAAGTTCTCCGAACGTCATAGCGCCGGTTATCTTGTCCTGCATTCTCCGCTCCTCCACTCTATAATTGGATAAATATAAAACATCGGTGCCCGATCGTCCAGATTTTTTTCCGATATTTGGCGCCCCGGTCGAAAAATCGGGTTGAACATCCTTCGAAAGGAGATAATCAGGATAGAGATCAGGATCGCCAGGAGGAGAAACATGGTTACCGCTCAGGACCGCGCGCGCTACGCGCGCCAGATGATTATCCCCGGGTGGGGCGAGGCAGCACAGGAAAAGCTTGCACGCGCCACGGTGTTCATTGCAGGCTGCGGCGGGCTGGGAAGCCCCGTGTCCTTATATCTCGCGGCCGCGGGGGTGGGGACGATCATCGTCTGTGATTCCGATTCAGTCGAGATCACCAATCTAAACCGCCAGCTCCTTCACGATTTTTCGCGTATCGGAACCCCTAAATCCGATTCAGCGTTTAAAACGCTTTCGGCGCTCAATGCGGAGATCAGCATCGTTCCGGTCAGGGAAAAAATCACGAAGAAAAACGCCGCATCGCTTATACGCGGCGCCGGGCTCATCATGGACTGCCTCGATAATTTCGAAACACGCCACATACTTAATTTGGTTTCAGTGCGCGAGGGAATACCGCTTGTCCACGCGGGGATCGAGGGCATGCAGGGCCAAGTGACGTTCCTCCAGCCGCCCCTCACCCCCTGCCTTGCCTGTTTCCAGCCCGAAAGCCCCGGCAAAAAAGCGGTGCCGGTTCTGGGCGCCACCGCGGGCATACTCGGCTCCCTGCAGGCCCTTGAGGCGATAAAATATATTACCGGGCTGGGGACGACCCTGGCCAACCGTCTGCTGTTCTGGGACGGTGCGGAGATCCGCTGGGCTTCGATCTCAATTTCGAGGAACCCCAAATGCAAGGTGTGCCGGTCCATTCACCCCTGAGCTGCCGAATGAAACGGAAATATTTAAATCCGGGGTTGGGGACCGATATTGACTCGCAGTCATTCCACGCGTATCGCCGTTAAAAATCCGCCTGCATCACGGAATTTCGGCGTCCCGCCCCCAAGGAAATGCATTGAAAAAATCACGGAGAATCCTGCACGGCCGATAAACGGGAAACGATCCCGAACAGGGACCGTTTCCCGGAAAAAGGCGCCTTACATGCGCGCCCTGACTGACCGAAAACCCGGGCAGCCTTAGAGCCGCTCGATGAGGACAGCCGCCCCCATCCCTCCGCCGACACACAGGGTTGCGATACCATACGTCTTATTCCTGCGCGCGAGCTCGTTGATGAGCGAGATCACGAGGCGTGCGCCCGTGCACCCCACCGGGTGTCCCAGCGCGATACCCGATCCGTTCACGTTGACCTTAGTCCGGTCCAGTCCCAGTCCCTTCTCGACGGACAGGTACTGGGCGGCGAACGCCTCGTTACACTCGATGAGATCGATGTCGGAAAGCTTTTTTCCCGTTTTCTTGAGAAGTTTCTGAATGGCGGGCACCGGGCCGTAACCCATCAGGTGCGGTTCAACCCCTGCGATGGCGTTCCCCGCTATCCTCGCGAGCGGCTTGGCCCCCAGTTCCTTGGCCTTAGCAATCGAGGTAACGACCATTGCCGCGGCGCCGTCATTCAATCCCGACGAATTTCCGGCCGTGACGGTACCCGTCTTTTTGAAGACCGGCTTGAGCGCAGCGAGACTCTCCCTGGTGATGTCGCGGCGTGCGTGTTCATCGGTGGTGAACATCTTGGGCTCACCCTTGCGCTGGGGGATGGGAACCGGGATGATCTCGTCCTTGAATCTGCCGCCGTCTATCGCGGCGATCGCCTTCTGGTGGCTCTCGAACGCGACCTGGTCCTGCTCATCGCGGGTTATCGAGTACTTCTCCGCGAGGTTTTCCGCCGTCTGTCCCATGATAAATGCCTCACCAAGCAGGCCGCTGCCCGAATGAAGGAGCTCCCACATCGTGTCAGTCATTTCCGCATGCTGGAGCCGTGCGCCCCAGCGGGCCTTCTTTAAAACATAGGGGGCATTGCTCATCGATTCCACACCGCCCGCGAGCACGATCTCCGAGTCGCCACACTTGATCTGCTGCGAGGCAAAAATGAGCGCCTGCATCCCAGAGGCGCATTGCCGCTGGATCGTGGTCGCCGGCACCTCCATGGGTATTCCGGCCTTGAGCGCGGCCGTACGCGCCGTGTTCGCTTCATCCGAGGTCTGGATACAATCGCCGAATATAACGTCGTCCAACGCGCCGCCCGCAACCCCTGCGCGCTTAAGGGCCTCATTCATAACCAGCGCCGCAAGCTGGAACGCGCGCACGTCCCTGAGGGTCTGCCCAAAGCTTCCGATGGGCGTTCTGCATCCCGATATAATGACTACTTCCCGCGAATCCATAATGAAGGTTCCTCCTGCTTGTTTTTGCCCACCTTAGGAAATGAGTGCTGATTTTCAACAATAAATTTTAGACATTGTAAGGCATAACGCAAACGGCACCTATCGGTGCCGTTTGTTTCGAATGTTTAGCCCTTAGTCAGGCAGTTATGCCTATTTTGCTTCTTTCGCCTTCAGCCTGTTCTGCGCAACCGCGAGCTTCGCAAGCGGAATCGAATACGGCGAACATGATACGTAATTAAGCCCGGCCCGCATGCAGAACTCGATATTCTCGGGATCGGCGCCGTGCTCCCCGCAAAGGCCCATTTTCAAATTGGGCCTGCTGAGTCTGCCGCGCATCGCGGCAATCTCAATGAGTTCCTTCACCTGGTCGCCCAGCACCTTGAACGGATTGTTCTTCACGAGATCGTACAGTGTATAGCTCGGGAAGAATGAATTGACGTCGTCGCGCGAAAGGCCGTACGTCGTCTGTGTAAGGTCGTTCGTCCCGAAGCTGAAGAACTCCGCGTACTGGGCGATTGAACCCGCACCCAAGGCCGCTGCCGGAAGCTCGATCATGGTTCCCACGCTGTATTCGAGCTCGCTCATGCCGTATTCATCAAGTACCTCGTCCCGGATATCACGTATCCCCTTGACAACCTTGCCCTCGATCTTCTTTCCGTTCTTGATGAACTTAAGCTCGGTCTCCGTCATCACGATAGGTATCATGATTTCCGGATGGACATTGATGCCTTCCTTCTTGAGCATGAGGGCCGCCTCGAAAATCGCGCGGCACTGCATTTCGTATATCTCCGGATAGGTGATGGCCACGCGGCATCCCCGGTGTCCCAGCATGGGATTCATCTCGGAAAGCTCTTCGCAGCGGGCCTTTATTTCGGCCGGCTTCATCCCCTTGTTCCGTGTCTGCATGTACTTAATGAACTCGGCCATGCTGGCTTCTGTCCGCGGCAGGAACTCGTGGAGCGGGGCATCAAGCAGCCTGATGGTCACCGGGAAACCCACCATTATTTTGAAGAGATCGTAGAAATCCCCCCGCTGCATGGGTTTTAACTGCTCCAGGACCTTGCGGCGCTCGGCCTCGTCGTCGGCCAGGATCATCTCGCGAAACTTCATGATTCGCTTTTCATGGAAGAACATATGCTCGGTGCGGCACAACCCGATCCCCGCGGCATTGAATTCGCGCGCCACCTTGGCATCGCGCCCCAGGTCGGCATTGGCACGAACGTTGAAGTCGTCTATAAAGTGCTCAACGATACTCAGGAAATCGAGCAGCCCGTTCTCCTTGAAATTGGGTTCAATGAGACCGACCTTGCCCAGGTACAGGGTGGGCGCCTCATAGTAAGGCACATTGATCGATACATAATCACCCTCGTTCACCGTCTTTCCCGCCAGGGTGAACGCCGTCCCCCTGATCTTCATCTCCGGCTGGACCATCGCGACCTTGCCCAGGCTGCGCGCCACGACGGGCGCATGTGAGGAGAATCCGCCCTCCGAGGTGATGACGCCGCGCGCCACTTCTATCGCCTTGACGTCCTCCGCGTAGGAAGAGAGCATGACCAGGATCATGTTCGTGTCGCCGCCGTGCATGACGGCGCGCCTGTATTCTTCGAGAAGCTTGGGCGTCGAGAAGAACACACGCCCGATAGCCGCACCCGTGGATCCGGCGATGCCGCCTTTTATGCTTTTGATCCCGGCTATGGTACGCGGATCTATGACGGGATGCAGCAGCTCGTTCAACTGGTTGGGATTGATTTTACTGACAAGGTAATCCTCGGTGATGCTTTTACGCTTGCACAGGTCGAGGAGTGTTTTGATATGGGACTGAGTCGACTTCTCGTCCACATCGCGTTGTTCTACCAGCCAGAAGTCCCCTTCCTCGATGGTGAACTTGATCTCGCGGATCTCTTTGAAGTTTTCTTCCACCTTCTTGCCAATATCGGCGAGCTTATCGAAATACTTTTTATCTATCTTCGATATTTCCTTCGGTTTGGCGCGATCGATATCGAACTCGTTCTGCAGATAGCTTCCCTGGATGACCGGTTCACCCATGATGATATTTCGTGTGAAGTAGTTTCCGGAATAAGAATTCTCCCCGTAATTGCCGTACACCATCACCTGGACCATGATCGAGAGCGAATTATCGACGTCTATTTCCGAATCGCAGTACTTGGCCGCCGCGCCCTTGAGAATGAGGCTCAACTGGTCGTACACATCCTCGCTGAATTTATCGCCCAGGAACTTTTTATAATCATCGACGACTTTTTTCAGCTCCGCCGCCTTCGGCTTTACGAGTTTTCCTTCGATCTTATCAAAATCAGCGGCGGGGATGCCATGGATCTTCGTTCCCGCACTGCGCAGCATGAACCGGTATTCCCCGAACGCGAAATCCCGCCCGGTGGACACCCCGAACCCCTCGACCGTCTTGTCATTCAAGCCGATATTGTGAATCGAAGGGAAATTCGGAACATTCAAATCGGAGCTGAGTACCACTTTAAGTAGGAGCGGCTTCTTGGGGTCGCCGAATATTTTCTTGGTTTCCTTGTTTAAGCGCTCGATGTGGGGTTTCAGGATTTCCTTCAGATTGATCTTCGGAAGCTTCTGCGTCAGCTCCGAATCAATGATAAATCCCGGGGCTATGGGAAGCCCCATGACGGCGAGCTCCACGGCGCGCTTGCCCCGTATGCCGCATCTCTTCTTCAGCTTATCGTCGACATCTTTGAGATCCTTATTAAAATAAATTATGTTTTCCATTACCTGCCGTACCCCCTGTGTGTGAATAGATTTTCTTCAGGAATCCTTCCCCAAACTCCTAGAAAAGGTTTAAAACCTTGCCCACGTCGAGTTTCAGAAACTGCTCATACCGGGGACTCGCGCCTTCGTACAGATACTTCTGCAGTTTCGAAACCCCGCGGATATTTTCGCCGGCGACCTGGAAGAAAATCGGATCCCCGTGTTTTACCTTGCCCCACTTGAACAGGGTGTTGATGTCGTTGATGATTTCATTATCGTAGAAGATGAGCACATCCAGTTCAGGGAATGATGTCGTGAAGCTCTCGATGATCTTCTTCCATGCCTCGACGTTCCCGTTGTGGAAAAGCTCGTTCGAAACCTGCACCGAGTACTTGGGCGTCATGTTCTTCTTCGCAACGTCGGCCGCCGCCTGCGCCGGACTTTGCACCGGCGCCTGTGCCGGCCTGGGCGCTTCAACCTTGGGCGCGACGGTCGTATCGATGAACTCCTTGTTGATGAACACGTCTTTGCCGGCCAGCATCTCTTCCACTGCCTTTATCACCTCGGCCTCGATCTTTTTGCTTTTCTCGGCCTTGCGATGGCTTGCATAAATCACCACCAGTTGATCCTTGGTGAGCTCCCTTGCCCGGTCCCAACTGGCAGCCCTCTTGGGATTTATGAGCACTATCTCGCCCCCCGGATTATAGTAGACCAGAAGTATTTCAACTGCGGTCCACTTTGCGGTCTCTCCCGCGATTTTGCTGAAATCGGTTATAGTCACCTGGACGTTGCATGAATCGTATGAATAGCCGTATTTATCCCTGATGACCGCGCCCACGATTGGCAGGACCTGATCCTTCACCATTTCCTTGGCATCCATCTGAGCATTGATCACATCCGCCAGGTTCTTTTTGGCCTCCAACTCGTCGACGATTTCGTTGACCTTGAAGAAATGATTGAGTGCCTTATTGAAATTGCTTCTCGTCGCCAGCGTATA
This genomic interval carries:
- a CDS encoding TolC family protein — encoded protein: MNIRNCICALLFCVMTGLTANAQERQVSLEECIAMAMENHPEIRISLEESKKAEASYGVSKAPNSVIVNGEVKTVEILKTGKSTGNFNVPGKDTSIGLFAGATAAYNIYDATKGEKQMMARLGISLAQINQLRIKSKVLLNVKVAYYDFLFARQSVALKDDLRGKYGTKLDKTRMLFRNGQRPILDVTKAEVDLANANLDYERAINLESFARTELLTAIGVPGEDFTVVPIPVDSLPELRFTLDQLYDIAEDEYPEIRIARLNRTIQKINIDAEKANRNPSVDVVTAFGMENRNLQGQGGIQDNLGPDKWKPTFHVALQARMPLYSGGLISGRIDSAKADYRKTFYAERQVTVTNRALIQNFIQSMAELKRQVELAKLMKVNAENHVKLATKSYENGLGSQLDLQDAESSLINADLYSYKARYDYLIALARLANSVGVKEEQLCK
- a CDS encoding HesA/MoeB/ThiF family protein, translating into MVTAQDRARYARQMIIPGWGEAAQEKLARATVFIAGCGGLGSPVSLYLAAAGVGTIIVCDSDSVEITNLNRQLLHDFSRIGTPKSDSAFKTLSALNAEISIVPVREKITKKNAASLIRGAGLIMDCLDNFETRHILNLVSVREGIPLVHAGIEGMQGQVTFLQPPLTPCLACFQPESPGKKAVPVLGATAGILGSLQALEAIKYITGLGTTLANRLLFWDGAEIRWASISISRNPKCKVCRSIHP
- a CDS encoding acetyl-CoA C-acetyltransferase, which translates into the protein MDSREVVIISGCRTPIGSFGQTLRDVRAFQLAALVMNEALKRAGVAGGALDDVIFGDCIQTSDEANTARTAALKAGIPMEVPATTIQRQCASGMQALIFASQQIKCGDSEIVLAGGVESMSNAPYVLKKARWGARLQHAEMTDTMWELLHSGSGLLGEAFIMGQTAENLAEKYSITRDEQDQVAFESHQKAIAAIDGGRFKDEIIPVPIPQRKGEPKMFTTDEHARRDITRESLAALKPVFKKTGTVTAGNSSGLNDGAAAMVVTSIAKAKELGAKPLARIAGNAIAGVEPHLMGYGPVPAIQKLLKKTGKKLSDIDLIECNEAFAAQYLSVEKGLGLDRTKVNVNGSGIALGHPVGCTGARLVISLINELARRNKTYGIATLCVGGGMGAAVLIERL
- a CDS encoding pyruvate, phosphate dikinase gives rise to the protein MENIIYFNKDLKDVDDKLKKRCGIRGKRAVELAVMGLPIAPGFIIDSELTQKLPKINLKEILKPHIERLNKETKKIFGDPKKPLLLKVVLSSDLNVPNFPSIHNIGLNDKTVEGFGVSTGRDFAFGEYRFMLRSAGTKIHGIPAADFDKIEGKLVKPKAAELKKVVDDYKKFLGDKFSEDVYDQLSLILKGAAAKYCDSEIDVDNSLSIMVQVMVYGNYGENSYSGNYFTRNIIMGEPVIQGSYLQNEFDIDRAKPKEISKIDKKYFDKLADIGKKVEENFKEIREIKFTIEEGDFWLVEQRDVDEKSTQSHIKTLLDLCKRKSITEDYLVSKINPNQLNELLHPVIDPRTIAGIKSIKGGIAGSTGAAIGRVFFSTPKLLEEYRRAVMHGGDTNMILVMLSSYAEDVKAIEVARGVITSEGGFSSHAPVVARSLGKVAMVQPEMKIRGTAFTLAGKTVNEGDYVSINVPYYEAPTLYLGKVGLIEPNFKENGLLDFLSIVEHFIDDFNVRANADLGRDAKVAREFNAAGIGLCRTEHMFFHEKRIMKFREMILADDEAERRKVLEQLKPMQRGDFYDLFKIMVGFPVTIRLLDAPLHEFLPRTEASMAEFIKYMQTRNKGMKPAEIKARCEELSEMNPMLGHRGCRVAITYPEIYEMQCRAIFEAALMLKKEGINVHPEIMIPIVMTETELKFIKNGKKIEGKVVKGIRDIRDEVLDEYGMSELEYSVGTMIELPAAALGAGSIAQYAEFFSFGTNDLTQTTYGLSRDDVNSFFPSYTLYDLVKNNPFKVLGDQVKELIEIAAMRGRLSRPNLKMGLCGEHGADPENIEFCMRAGLNYVSCSPYSIPLAKLAVAQNRLKAKEAK
- a CDS encoding DUF1858 domain-containing protein, which codes for MQDKITGAMTFGELIKAFPQAGGVLAGYGLHCIGCHIGIYETIEQGARAHGLQDGEISKMLGELNQIAG